The following proteins are encoded in a genomic region of Pyricularia oryzae 70-15 chromosome 6, whole genome shotgun sequence:
- a CDS encoding dihydroorotate dehydrogenase produces the protein MASHSRILRLSRSTPSFHNAGRLRFQPPRRHASTVPPSSETPVQSSVLSPGARVFLYSAATAVTAYATYLYATDTRANLLHRYIVPPLLRTLVPDAEDAHHFGTAAMKAMFNMGLHIRDRTVASDEPILGVTVFGRRLANPVGISAGLDKDAQIPDALFAVGPAVVEVGGITPHPQKGNPQPRVFRVPTLEGMVNRYGLNSAGADAVARTLRARLRSFARENGLTEADVLEGRAGVPVGSLAPGRLLCVQVAKAKETDEADIQAVARDYTRCVERLAPYADVLVVNVSSPNTPGLRDLQRSGPLASILSAVVGEAKAAAARCGRAADPPRVMVKVSPDEDSDAQVEGVVEAVWGSGVDGVIVGNTTKRRDVIPPRIVLSGKEVENLHETGGFSGPALFDRTMSLVAKYRKALDGHSFSSGAGRPAAAAVEAGANMEEVSAQAGAAAVVVPPPTKKERDEQKVIFATGGITNGEQALAVLNAGASVAMVYTGMVYGGAGTVTRIKGEMKKQLTQS, from the coding sequence ATGGCATCTCACTCTCGCATTCTGCGTCTCTCTCGCTCCACGCCATCATTCCACAATGCCGGACGACTTCGCTTCCAGCCCCCACGGCGACACGCCTCGACAGTTCCTCCATCCTCCGAAACGCCTGTGCAATCCTCTGTTCTTAGCCCAGGCGCCCGCGTCTTCCTCTACTCGGCAGCGACAGCAGTGACTGCCTATGCAACATACCTATACGCGACCGACACCCGCGCCAACCTCCTGCACCGGTACATCGtcccgccgctgctgcgtaCCCTTGTCCCTGACGCCGAGGATGCCCACCACTTTGGCACCGCGGCCATGAAGGCCATGTTCAACATGGGACTGCACATCCGCGATCGCACCGTCGCGTCGGACGAGCCGATCCTAGGCGTCACCGTCTTCGGCCGCAGGCTAGCCAACCCCGTCGGCATCAGCGCCGGCCTCGACAAGGATGCCCAGATCCCCGACGCCCTCTTCGCCGTCGGCCCAGCCGTTGTCGAAGTCGGCGGCATCACGCCGCACCCGCAAAAGGGCAACCCGCAGCCCCGCGTATTCCGCGTCCCCACGCTCGAGGGCATGGTCAACCGCTACGGGCTCAACAGCGCAGGCGCCGACGCTGTCGCCCGCACCCTCCGCGCCCGTCTGCGGTCCTTTGCGCGCGAAAACGGCCTGACCGAGGCCGACGTGCTGGAGGGCCGCGCGGGCGTCCCCGTCGGCTCCCTGGCTCCCGGCAGGCTGCTGTGCGTGCAGGTGGCAAAGGCCAAGGAGACGGACGAGGCCGACATCCAGGCGGTGGCCAGGGACTACACGCGATGCGTCGAGCGGCTCGCGCCCTACGCCGACGTGCTCGtcgtcaacgtcagcagcccCAACACCCCCGGTCTGAGGGACTTGCAGCGCTCGGGCCCGCTGGCAAGCATCCTGTCGGCTGTTGTGGGcgaggccaaggccgcggCGGCTCGGTGCGGCAGGGCGGCCGACCCGCCTCGGGTCATGGTGAAGGTCTCGCCCGACGAGGACTCGGACGCGCAGGTCGAGGGCGTGGTGGAGGCTGTGTGGGGCAGCGGAGTGGACGGCGTCATCGTCGGCAACACGACCAAGCGCCGCGACGTCATCCCCCCGCGCATAGTGCTGTCCGGCAaggaggttgagaacctGCACGAGACGGGCGGCTTCTCCGGCCCGGCCCTGTTCGACCGAACGATGTCGCTAGTGGCCAAGTACCGCAAGGCGCTGGATGGGCACTCGTTTAGCTCCGGAGCCGGCCGTCCTGCCGCGGCGGCGGTCGAGGCGGGTGCTAATATGGAGGAGGTCTCCGCACAGGCTGGTGCCGCGGCCGTCGTTGTTCCGCCGCCGACGAAGAAGGAGCGGGACGAGCAGAAGGTGATCTTTGCCACGGGCGGTATCACGAATGGGGAGCAGGCCCTGGCGGTTTTGAATGCGGGCGCCAGCGTGGCGATGGTGTACACGGGGATGGTGTACGGTGGTGCTGGCACGGTGACGAGGATAAAGGGCGAGATGAAGAAGCAGCTGACGCAGAGCTGA